The window tgtGAACAACAAGTGAGAGATAATAGTAATATCCCTACTTGGAGAACCAATTTGGAAACCCCTAACAAAACCATTAGCCGACAAGGCTGAGACCATCttgcttagtgcctccatcacaataacaaaaagtaaaggagataacgAATCCCCTTGCCTCAGACCACGAGAACTCTGAAAGAAACCCTCAGGGCTACCATTAATCAATATAGAAAACAGTACCTTAGAGATACACCACCTAATCCAAGACCTCCACCTttcaccaaaaccacacctaccCAATAGATGTATGAGGAAGTCCCAATTAACATGGTcatacgccttttccatatccaacttgcacATGATACCTGGGTTTCCAGCCTTCAATctgctatccaaacattcattggcaattagaACCGCATCGAGGATTTGTCTTCCcttaacaaaggcattttgaggcaTAGGCACAATTTTTCCTAGAACCTCACTTAAGCGATTTGCAAGCACTTTTGAGATAATCTTGTATACTCTATTTACCAAGCTGATAGGCCGAAAATCTAAGATCTCAATAGCCCCGACCTTTTTAGGAATCAAGGCAAGGAACGTGgagttaagacttttctcaaattttccaaaggagaacaactcctgaaacaccttcaaaAGATCTTCTTCAATCACCTCCCAGCATTCTTGGAAAAAGCCCATGGAGAAACCATCAGGTCCGGGAGCCTTGTCTTTTACCATTTTCCTTACTACATTAAGTACCTCTTCCTCatcaaaagccctctccatccTGACCACATCCCCTGGTTCAATAATGTTAAACACCATCCCATCAAGAGTAGGCCTCCACCCCTCCTGCTCAGTAAgtatcttttcaaaaaaatcaaccacATGTTCATTGataacctcttcttctctacactccaccccctcaattttcaacACCTCAATGTTATTGTTTCTTCTACTCGAGTTTGCAATactatgaaaaaactttgtgctccgatccccttcctttaaccataATGTTCTTGACTTTTGGCGCCAAGACATTTCCTCCTGCAAGATTATCCTCAAAAGATCTGCGCCCAACAAAGTTTTCTGTGCTTGTTCTTCTTCAGTAAGAGGCCTCCCCTCCTGTAGTCTTTCTAACACCTGTATTTCCATCCacttggtattttttttctcctccacaTTGCCGAAAGACTTTCAGCTTAAatctctttttaaaactttcagcttatttgcaaaaataaagcTGGGTGTACCCTCAAATTGATAAGAAATCCACCACTGTTTTACCctctccacaaaaccttctgatttcaaccacatattctcaaacttaaaataccgtCTACCACTCTAaatgcctccacaatccagCAAGATAGGCCAATGATTCGAGGTTAACCGGCCCAACTGCTTTTTCCATATGTCTGGAAACTGGCTTTCCCACTCTGGTGAAATTAGGAAACGATCCAATCGAGTCCATGTATGATTATTAGACCATGTAGCAGGGCCCCCTGCTAGTGGTAGATCtatcaaattcaagtcaaagatGCACTCTGAGAGCTTCAAGTTTGCTGGCCTCAATCTTCTATTTCCAAAACTTTCACTTTGGAATCAAGcaacattaaaatcacccacaATACACCAAGGGAGTTCCCACCAGCAATGAACCCCAGCTAGCTCATCCCACAGTAATCTTCTATCCACGTCTAAATTGGGCCCATAAACCCCTACAAAAGCCCACAAGAAACCATCCGCCACACTTCTAAAAGAGCATGCTACCATATATTTCCCTATGTAATCCTctactttctccaccacccgCTTATCTCACAACATTATAACTCCTCCCGATGCCCCCGAAGAAGCCAAATACACCCAATCTACATAATTACTACTCCATATACTCCTCACAATCCTCTTATTGATTAACTTCAGCTTCGTTTCTTGTAAACAAATGATGTCCACTTTCCACTCACGAAGTAAGTGCCGAATTCGAAGACGCTTTTCTACCTCATTAAGACCACGGACATTTCAAGAcacaatttttggcttcatttatGAACAAacagccccttcccttttaccCTACTCCTACTAGGACTACCCTCcgagttcatcgaccacatcaaCCTTTTAAGCTCCCGATTCAACTTCAAGTCCCCCTTCCTTTTCTGTTGATACCCAacttccatagcagttaacaatGCTATGAACTGCCCTTCATACCACTCGCAATTAATCCCCACAAAATGTTGAATCTCTTTCACCTTATGTAATACCCAGTCTGAAGCTTGATCTGGAAAACAATAGTTCAATGGGATAGGATCACCGATATTGCTACtctgaaaattctgaaaatcctCCCCCACAGAAAATTCCTCTAAACCCAACTGATCGCACGACTCAGAGAGGACTAAATCGTCCTCCACCGAGTGCATGAGGTCCTCGGACTCCTCATCCCCAACCTTCGACTCAGAACCCTCTAAGGGTCTGACAAATAAATCCGCCGGATCCAACCCCATGTCTACTATGGATGTCGGTGAAATCTGGGTTGCATTAGACGAAGATTCCCACATTTCAAACTCCTTTTGTGCACAGAACACCAGTGATGCCTCATCGGCGACCTCTACAGCTGtcgtcggcggtttctgtgctACCTCCGCCATCGGTAAACTTTCCGGCACGAAGCCGAGGCTAGATGTCGTGCCACTGTGTTGATCGCGTTGCTGGGCTGGATCTTCACAACCGGATCCTTGCCTGCCAACTTGGGCCTTGGGCTGGGACGGCCCAGCCCTTGCTGAAGAGGACGAGCCCCTCTATATCTTGGGCCGAGCTTGCCCACTTAATTTCCTCCAAACGGCCCGCCCCTTTTGTTTACTCTTTTGTTGGGCCTCATTCCGGGTTTTACTAGGCCCAGCCCCCCCATTCGTTTTTAGTCCACTCGTATCTCCAACCCAcccaattttcctttttaatacgTCCGTATCTTCGTTTTCCTTAAACACCCCAACAAATTCCACAATTTCAGCCATACCTCTCTGCAGATACCGCAACTGGCCTTGCATCTCCATCAATAGTCTTCGTACTTCCCATTTCTCCTGACACGCCGAGGATTTCCTGCCATGGGTATGGTTCGGAATTGCGTCTCGACTCCACCTCCCTTGTCTCCTCCTGTCAGAAATTGTCACTCCACCTTCCCGTTTCCTCATAGCATTCGGCAACGACGAGGATAAGGCCTCCTTATACGACCGTGACTGAAACTTCACCGCCTCCTTCCCAAAATTCACCTGACCTCCTCCATTAACAGAGACCTCTATACCACTTTCTAACAATACCTCCCGCATTTTCCTCCAACCCCACCCATTATTTCCTTCTAGAATGCACAGTATATTTTTCCTCCCCCTGGTTATATTCAGAGACTTCAAGATATCTTTCTCAACGGTTTGTGCAACGTTGAGCAATAAGACTGCAGTAGCCATCTCTAGTTGCTGAATACACCTCCTTCTTCCCCTCTCTTGAGCTTTTCTCTAACACCTTCCTCAGCCAATGCGTTGATGATGCACCCAATATCACTATATGATCCATCTTCCAGCTTCTCTCGGTGACTCGCACTGATCCACCACCCACTTTTGACAGAATAAATCTTTTGGATTCAATAACGACCTTTATGGGATAACCCATATTGAATAAGAAGCAGTTAACACCAATCTCAAGATTTATTTCACCATTAACAGAACACTATTGACGAAGAAACACCAAACATTTAGCTTACTTAAATACTGATGATGGTTGAAAAGTTTTGTCAACCCCCCAAAATTTATTTCGCCTTACTAATATTTGGGAAGACTATTTAGCTATGAAGCAGTCTTCAGTTGAAGGCCAGTTCGAGTTTATGGCTATCCTCTTTGTTCTCAAGAGGAcactttttgagttttttgacACGGAAGAAACCCAACAATATTAAGCTGTATGTTCTTCATGTCTTTATCATGGACAACTGTAAGGAGCTGATTTCTGAATACCTTGGTGTTGTCAAGTGTGTTGTGGATTCTGAGAACCTCCCATTGAATAATTCCATAGAACTGCTATAGTAGGACCAAATCCTCAAGGTTATCCACAAGAATTTAACCATGAAATGTGTCGACAAATTCTTGGAGATTGATGAGAGCAGGGAAGACTACAACAAGTACTATGAGGTTCTTTATTAGGTACATGCCATCAATGAGTATGTTGTTGGACAACTCAAGGAATTTAAAGGCAAGAAGCTTGTCTTAGGAAGCGAGGAAGCCTAACAacaccttgtggacaaggtgcTTTGAAAGGAAGGGTTTGTCATAGTTTTGTACATGAACAATGGTGGGCCAAAGTTCGTTGTGGGCTTTGGTTGGCTCAATCCCATGGTTGTGTTGGCCTGTggcatttcttttattttatttcaagttaATCTCGAGTTGGGCCATGGCCCATATACTATTTGGCTATGAGTGGTGAGGGTAGAAGTGGGGGTTTAGCCTTGTTTTGGAATAAAAATCTTCAGCTTACAATTCTTAATTactcaaagtttcacatttatgcTTTGGTTACTAATACTAACCATGATGTTGTTGCTTGGTATTTGACTAGTATTTATGGTCATCCTGAGGCTTCAAGAAGATAGGAAACATGGGATTTGATTAGATCTTTACAAGTCAGTGTAGGCCAAGGGTGGTTGATgatgggggattttaatgagatattaAGTAATCATGAGAAAAGTGGTGGTAAGGATAGATTAGAAAGGCAAATGAGAGCTTTTAGACAGATGGTAGATGATTGTGAGATGCAGAATTTGGGCTTTATTGGAAATCAGTTCACTTGGTGGACTGGTAGGGAAGTGCAGTATAGTATTTGTGAAAGGCTCGATCGTTTCTTTGCTAATATGCATTGGAAGTCTCTAAATCCTATGGCAAAAGTTTACCATTGTGTTGCTCCCTACTCAGATCATGTGCTAATCATTCTCAAGAAGCAAGATGTTAGTAGGCAATGTTTTAGCAAAAAGATTTTTAAGTTTGAGGCCATGTGGGTAGATGAACCAAATTGCAGAAAGGTAATTGAGCAGGCTTGGACAGGACTTACAGGCACAACGGATTTGATAACAACCATGAAAAAAATACAGACTTGTGGGGAGAAACTAACtgtttggaataaaaaatttttggcAATGTGAAAAAGACTATTGAGAAGGAAGGCAAGATTAAATTTACAGATGCTGCAACAGTTGAATCCTTACTGTCATTTGAGAGATGAACATAGGGCTGCATGATCTGAGTTACAGAAGTGGTTAGAAAGAGATGAATTGGTGTGGAAGCAAAGAGCAAAAGTCATGTGGTTGCGAGCAGGGGACAAAAACACATGTTTTGTCCATAGTAAAGCTTCTCAGGGAGAAAAAAGAATCTGATAAAGGGTGTTAAGGACCTTGCTGGTGTTTGGCAAATTGGGGACATAAGGGATAATGTAATTGTTGAATATTTCATATACTTGTTTAAGTCTTCTGATCAACAAGGTCATATTGATTTCTTGGAGGAACTTGCAGGGAGGGTTAGTCAAGACATGAATGACTCTTTAACTAGAGTTTTTACTACAGAAGAGGTGAGATTGGCTTTGCATCAAATGGACCTCACAAAAGCTCCAGGCCCTGATGGTATGGCTcctattttctataaaaaattctaGGGTGTTATGGATATGGATGTGACTGAAGCAGTTCTAAGTGCACTCAATTCCAGGCAATTTCCAACAGTGGTTAATCACACTTTTATCACCTTAATTCCTAAAACGAAAAAGCCTAAGGAGATATCTAATTATAGACCAATCAATTTATTCAATGTTCTTTACAAGTCAATATCTAAAGTTATTGCAAACAGAATCAAAGGCATATTACCAGATGTGATCTCACCAACTCAAGCAGCTTTTGTTCCTAGGAGGCTTATTACTAATAATGTGTTGGTTGTATATGAAATTCATTTCTTTAGGCAGGAGAAAAAGAGCAAAAATTGATATATGTCTTTCAAGCTAGATATGAGCAAAACTTATGATAGAGTGGAGTGGAGTTTTTTCGAAATGGTGATGTTAAAGATGGGTTTTAATGAACAATGGGTGCATTAGTGATGTTGTGTGTAAAATCTGTCTATTTCTTAGTTTTATTTAATGGAGAGCCTAAAAGTACAATATTTCCTTCTCGAGGACTGAGACAAGGGAATCTCATATCCCCTTATCTTTTCTTGCTATGCACAAAAGAATTGATCTCTCTTTTAAAGATAGCTGAGAGGACAAAGCAAATTGAAGGGTTGAGCATTTGCAGAGGAGCACCAAGACTAAATCATCTCCTTTTTGCAAATGACAATGTTCTTTTTTGCAGGCTAATATGGTGACTAATTTGAAGATTCAACACCTTCTACAGCTCTATGAGCAAGCCTCAGGTAAGAAAGTGAACAAAGAGAAAACATCCATGGTTTTCAGTAAGAATGTGCCTCATATACAACAGCAGGAGATTCTCAGCTTCTAGGGGGTACAAAGCCATTAACAATATGAGAGATACCTTGGTCTCCCTCCTATGATTGGTAGAGAGAAGAGAGgcattttcagatttgaaacATAAAGTGTGGTCAAAACTGCAAGGgtggaaagaaaaattgttgTCTCAAGGTGGGAAGGAAGTATTGATTAAAGTTGTTGCCCTTTCTATACCCACTTATACTATGAACTGTTTTAAGTTGTCTTTATGCACTGAGTTAGAAAGTATGATGGCAAACTTCTGGTGGGGTCaaaggaaagaggaaaaaataattagatggATAAGTTGGAAGAAGATGTGTGAGACCAAAGGAAATGGTGGAATGGGCTTCAAGGAATTGTAGACTTTTAACATGGCACTTATTGCAAAACAAAGCTGGAGAATTATGACTGAAGAGGATTCTCTGTTGCACAAAATTTTTAAAGCTAGATATTTCCCTAAGAACAGGTTTCAAGAAGCTAGAATAGGAGCAAATCCCTCTTTTGTTTGGAGAGGAATTTGGGAGGCTAAAGAGCAGTTGTTAAAAGGTTGTCGATGGAGGGTGGGTGATGGAAAGTTTATTAATGTTTGGACAGACTATTGGTTGCCACATTATAAGCTTATTCCTAAGCTTGAGGAACTGATTTGTTTCATCAGAAGGATACAATTGAGTGCCTCATTGATAGAGAAACAAAGTGGTGGAATGTTGCTAAGATTCAAAGTTTAATTCCTACACAACAAGCAAttgaaatcttcaaaattttattgagctcAGAACTTGCAATAGATTGCTTAATTTGGGAACATGAAAAAAGTGGTGTGTATAGTATTAAAAGTGGATACAGGTTCTTCAATTCACTAAGGAAAGATGAACAAATAGGGGAATGCCCAACATCTCAAAACCAAAGGAAATTTTGGCCAAAGCTGTGGAGGATGAATGTGCCATATAGAGTTAAGGTCTTTGCATGGAGGGCATGCATTTGGCTTATCAACTTTGCAAAACGTTAAAGCTCGAAAAGTTGTTGAGGAAGCTGCTTGTAGGTGGTGTaatgaggaagaggaggatATTACTCATGATTTACTAAACTATAAATCTGTAAGAGAAGTGTGATCTGATCAGTTTCCAGATTTAATCACAGAGGATTCCAATACAAGTTTGTTAAATCTTGCAATGCATTTACAATACAGAGGTAACAATGGTGACTTGGAGAAGCTGTCCTTGATAGCATGGGGCATGTGGTACAGAAGGAATCAGATGTTACATGAAGATGTGGTACTTACTGCTATGCAGGCAGTAGAGAATGCATTGATAACCTATAAATCTCACCTGCAAGTTCATGAACCTCATGGAGAAAGGAAAGTTTGTAGATGGATGCCTCCTGATCAAGGAACACTAAAGTTAAATGTGGATGGGACAGTGTTTGCAAACCAAAGAAGTGCAGGGATGGGAGTTGTTCTAATGGATGAAAAGGGCGGTGTTATCCTCTCACCTTGTAAGAAGGAAAATGAGATTAATGATCCTATCGAAATTGAGATGCTAGCAATTTTGAGAGGTCTTCATATATGCATTCCTCTTGGTATAACACAATTTGTTATTGAGAGCGACTCTTTGCTTATGGTGAATGAAGTACAGAATGAAGGAGCATCAAGATCACTTCATGGAAATCTTGTGCTGCAGATTAAGCAGCTTATGCAGAGATTTCCAAACTGTTTTTACAACACATTGGCCGTTTAGGCAATGGTGCAGCTCATGGGATGGCTAAACATGCatggaatattgatgatttGATAATTTGGTGGGATTCTTATCCTAATTGTATTGCCTGATTCTATGTTGtaatcttttcaaaatattgactGAAGTTTTCTGttataatgtataaataatgGTAATAGAATGTAACGTCTAAGCATGAAATCATCCGACTGAAAATCCAATTAAGGGTAGTCAGATCTCGACCACCATCCGACCCTTtgagttttctaaaattatatggCCGTCCAAATGGTGGTCGAGATCTGACTACCCTTAATTGTAACCAAATCAATGGcctatattttttaagaaattaataccTTGAGTTTACTATTTTTCTACATTGTTGTTACGTGGTAACCAATCAGAATCCAAATGGCAATgcgatttattaaataataatttaaaatgcaaaaacattaagaaaaatatctcaaaaaactgaagttatttttaaaagtttcttGACTAATTCAAGAAAAGATTTATTTAATCTAtttaaaaggacaaaaaaatacttataaaaaaattattaataattcagCAAGACAATTTATAACTAAAagaagttacaaaaaaaaaactgaaacttaaattttgcattcaacctttctttaatttctaggctttttaaatatttaattagacCTTATTTGGAATTAGTAAACAAAAGAATTAGAAGTTTTTTCAGTTTATTAGTAGttatagttttaattatttttttgaataaagtGGCTGGCGTCATATGTCAAATTTTAGATTCTAAGCTTGCCCTTAGTAAATTTGActgaaattttcatattttgaatttgtataaattattttcttaattattataggAGGGGATAAATATCTTAGGCTCAGATAAAGAGTCCAGTCCATCAAATAGCTCCATTAGAAAATAACAGAATGAGATAAGAAGAAAAGAGGAGAAGGGGACAAAGGCTGAGGATAAAgtaagagaaaaagttgagaCGAGACGTAAATGAGAAAAGATGTGACATAAAATAAGGAAGAATATGTGACATAAAGCAATGGGAGCAGAGGATAGAAGAGGCTTTGCAAGATTACTAGGGGGATTTTTGACttctccttcatcttcttcaacctcacgagAAGGACTCCAACGACCAGTGCTCCACCAAAAATAAGAGTTTTAAGCTCTATTATATAGTAAGAATGAAAaactatgaaaaattataaaacaatcaTATTACGGTGGCCTAGTGCCGAACTACATAAATCTGtatctctctatttattttttcttaatttatttatttttaactgtCATGGATGTACGTACAGACACCATACTTCTATCAGAGGTTTCACACCACACTAATCAAGGACCAGATCAATATAACGGGTTGagaatgactttttttttccctctaacCTGCTGTGCCCTTCCTAAGCgttaacaattataataaattgtatttaaagGAATTAACTgtttaaataagaaatttagaCAGCTGTAGATAtgtaaaaatctatttaaatatagaaaatgatacaCGAATAGTTGTTTATAACGAgagttctttttttaaaattatattttttttataaaaatatttttaatttacaatataattatacaaaaagttataaaaaaaaattgtagtgtatcataactttttaaataatcaatattatgggattagtataaaatatgatatattgctgagaaatgatagttgcaatcgTGAGTATGTAactatcgtataattattttaaaaaaataaataaatataaaattcacataaaaaataataaattttattttttttaaaataattatataatatttatacatttcacgAGTCACGACTACGTAGGATTTCTATacggaaagaaaagaaagaggcgTTGTTTATATTTGGAtgcatttacaaataaaaaatatatatatttggatgcATTTAGTTCACTCTTCTATTACTCTAGTTCAATGGATCGCATAGATGTCTTCTGGCACCAGGGGATGCTCAATCATGACACCAGCAGTGGCGTATTCGACACCGGATTGGACCCGGGATTTCTTGACGTTTTGGAGAAGCATCCAGAGAACCCTGACAGGATCAAGAACATGCTCTCCATCCTCAAGCGAGGCCCTATCTCTCCCCACATCTCTTGGCATACTGGCAGACCTGCTCTCATCCCCGAATTGCTTAAATTTCACACTCACGGTATCTGCGTACTGGTTTTGCTTAAGCTCATTTCAGTCAGTTTAAGTTGATAAATTATTTCTTGTTTGATTGGTATTCAGATAGTGTCACTGAAAGTGCAGCTGGGTTGGTTTTAGCAATTGTTTGTGTATTAATGATGCAGCTGAAAGTTGAAGCTGGGTGATGagttaaattattaattgattAGTCAAACTTCAAGGGTAGGGTTTCGGATTCTGAATCTCTGTTCTGTTTTTGCTTAGGTGGTTTTGAATTCCCAATTGACTAGAAAAAAAGTATTGACAATAGAGGCAAAGATTTCCAATAGGTTGTCATTTATTGGAGTTCTTGCAGATGTGTGACGACCTCCAATTCACCTTGCATTTCCTATTATTTGTAGGCAATCCAATAATGTTTGCTAGAAATCTTGGGACGGGGAATATTTTGATTGTAACAACCTGTGTACTTTATTCCATTACAAAGAATATGGGGTCTGAATTAATCGGAGTATGACATGATTTGAAATTCGTTCATTTGCcagaatacatttttttttaagaagaggacggcatcccaattttattgatagccctcacttatggtggaggaataccgtgaTTACATCTTGACACCTAGGAGTTacacatattcaaaaaaaaaccCAAGCATCCAaactaaatagaaaaaaaactaaactctATACAGTACATCAGAAAACAGCAAAAATACCAAAAGCAACAATCATAAagataaaccaaaataaaataaaaaggcaagAAAAACAAACCTGTTACTTCTTACGAAGAATGTGTAAACCATCCTTATCCTTACGAACAGCTCCCAGAATGTGTTTCGGTAGCTGATGGGTACTGTAATTTGCCAGAATACATAAATGAACTCATTGAGGCAGATAGAAATGGAGGGAAGATGCTTTGTGCTGGGACTTTCTTGAAACCCGGATCCTGGGATGCTGCGGTTCTAGCTGCTGGTACTACAATATCGGCCATGAAGCACATACTTGACGGGCATGGTAAAATTGCTTATGCATTGGTTAGGCCTCCAGGTCACCATGCTCAGCCTACTCAAGCTGATGGGTACTGCTTCCTTAACAATGCCGGACTTTCTGTTCAATTGGCATTAGGTTCTGGGTGTCAAAAGGTTGTGGTCATTGACATTGACGTTCATTATGGAAATGGAACAGCAGAGGGGTTTTACAAGTCAAACAATGTCCTCACCATCTCTCTCCACATGAATCATGGCTCCTGGGGTCCGTCTCATCCCCAGAGTGGATCTGTTGATGAGCTTGGTGAAGAAAAAGGATTTGGATTTAATATGAATATACCTCTACCTAATGGCACTGGTGATAGGGGATATGTGCATGCCATGACAGAGCTGGTCGTTCCAGCTGTTCAAAAGTTTGGGGCTGATATGATAGTTTTGGTTATTGGCCAAGATTCAAGTGCTGtaagtttttttctctttctccctcttaaTTTCTAATCAAAGTATTTATCTAAGCAAATTAAATGTGAGAAGGATATCAAGAGTTGAGTGTTATTTGCTCTTTTTACTTGAGACTTGGCATAAGACAACAAATGAATGGCTATTTAGGAAAGGAATTGACCTGAACAATCAGATTTCATGTAGATAGACCTTTTTTTATGAGCATGTTGATTGACTGTTGAAAAGAAAGATCTGAAGTTTTAAAGTGACTAGCATACAGGAGACTGAATATATAAGAtgctttacaaaaaattattgaagaagtGAAACCTAAATAAGAAACCtttctcccttcttttttttcccatacAGTTTTTTGGTAAAAGTTGAACGTAATACTGTGTTAAGGATGATATCCTAGCTTTAAAGATCAGTTAGTGgattaccaataaaaaaaaagataagtaaatggattaatttcttgtttgtttgatcTAACATGgtaccacaattttttttttttttacaagtacatGGTATCACAATTTGCTGGGTTTTTGTAATAGAGTATTTCTAGATTCAAGGGTCTGTGCCTGGTGGCTCCAAAGTGGAATACTATTGAACTTTATTAGCTGTATTGTAACTACCATTTTTAGTAGCACGTTTTTATGGTATTACAATGGAAAATATTGAAGGAGAACGAGCTCAGTTTAAAACTATAACAAGATTTACCAGTCAGATCGTTAACATATAAGCTATCGATACTAATGTTTTAGTTCTTGATAGGCACTTTGGATCAAGGATAAGCCTGATCTCTGCTCTGTGACtgggaaaataattttaaaaaaaaataagttttgagcTATTAGCAATTTTTTCACACCATAATGAAAACAGAACAATCTTACTATTCAGTTGCAGCGAACTCGAGGAAAATAGTGAGATGAATGAGAATTTGAAAGAGAATTTTCCTTGATTCAATGGGGTTTATTTGGtccttattttcttgtttatctCTGTCCTTTCATTCAATGAACTAGGTGAAGCTGTTATGCAAGAATTTCGACAAATATGACA is drawn from Juglans regia cultivar Chandler chromosome 5, Walnut 2.0, whole genome shotgun sequence and contains these coding sequences:
- the LOC108997794 gene encoding uncharacterized protein LOC108997794 → MHLQYRGNNGDLEKLSLIAWGMWYRRNQMLHEDVVLTAMQAVENALITYKSHLQVHEPHGERKVCRWMPPDQGTLKLNVDGTVFANQRSAGMGVVLMDEKGGVILSPCKKENEINDPIEIEMLAILRGLHICIPLGITQFVIESDSLLMVNEVQNEGASRSLHGNLVLQIKQLMQRFPNCFYNTLAV
- the LOC108997828 gene encoding histone deacetylase 8 — its product is MDRIDVFWHQGMLNHDTSSGVFDTGLDPGFLDVLEKHPENPDRIKNMLSILKRGPISPHISWHTGRPALIPELLKFHTHEYINELIEADRNGGKMLCAGTFLKPGSWDAAVLAAGTTISAMKHILDGHGKIAYALVRPPGHHAQPTQADGYCFLNNAGLSVQLALGSGCQKVVVIDIDVHYGNGTAEGFYKSNNVLTISLHMNHGSWGPSHPQSGSVDELGEEKGFGFNMNIPLPNGTGDRGYVHAMTELVVPAVQKFGADMIVLVIGQDSSAFDPNGRQCLTMEGYREIGRIVHSLAARQSGGRVLIVQEGGYHVTYSAYCLHATLEGVLNLPLPLLSDPIAYYPEDEAFAVKVIECIKQHYKDTLPFFKGGLI